The Bacillus sp. Y1 genome has a window encoding:
- a CDS encoding M42 family metallopeptidase, which yields MTETLDLLTELVSIPSPSGNTNEVITFVEQFLEEIGVETRRNRKGGLLATIKGRVDSHHRMLTAHVDTLGAMVKEIKSNGRLKIDLIGGFQYNSIEGEYCQIETRNGSKITGTILMRQTSVHVYKDAGKAERNQENMEVRIDEVVKNKDDVRKLGIEVGDFVSFDPRVERTESGFIKSRHLDDKASVAIILQLIKTIKQQSIELPYTTHFLISNNEEIGYGGNSNITPETIEYLAVDMGAMGDGQSTDEYTVSICVKDASGPYHYELRKHLVELAEENNIGYKLDIYPYYGSDASAAIRSGHDIVHGLIGPGIDSSHAFERTHESSIENTGKLLYHYIQSQMVQS from the coding sequence ATGACTGAAACATTAGATTTATTAACCGAGTTAGTCTCCATTCCAAGTCCTTCAGGCAACACAAATGAAGTAATTACATTTGTTGAGCAGTTTTTAGAGGAAATAGGAGTTGAAACTAGAAGAAATCGCAAAGGTGGCTTACTTGCTACAATTAAGGGGCGTGTTGACAGTCATCACAGAATGCTAACTGCACATGTTGATACATTAGGGGCGATGGTGAAGGAAATTAAGTCAAACGGTCGTCTAAAGATCGATTTAATCGGCGGCTTTCAATACAACTCCATTGAGGGTGAGTATTGCCAAATTGAAACACGTAATGGTAGTAAAATTACGGGTACCATTTTAATGCGCCAAACGTCTGTTCATGTATACAAGGATGCGGGCAAAGCAGAAAGAAACCAAGAAAATATGGAAGTTCGAATTGATGAAGTTGTGAAAAATAAAGATGATGTTAGAAAGCTTGGAATTGAAGTAGGAGATTTTGTTTCCTTTGACCCACGAGTGGAGCGAACAGAAAGTGGTTTTATCAAATCACGCCATCTCGATGATAAAGCAAGTGTAGCTATTATATTACAATTGATAAAAACGATTAAGCAACAATCGATTGAACTTCCATACACAACGCATTTTCTTATATCTAACAACGAAGAAATCGGTTATGGCGGCAATTCCAATATCACACCTGAAACCATTGAGTATTTGGCTGTAGATATGGGTGCCATGGGTGATGGTCAATCAACAGATGAATATACAGTTTCGATCTGTGTCAAGGATGCGAGTGGTCCGTACCATTATGAACTTCGAAAACATTTGGTGGAGTTAGCTGAAGAAAATAATATTGGGTATAAGCTCGATATTTATCCATATTACGGTTCTGACGCTTCTGCTGCGATTCGGTCTGGGCATGATATCGTTCATGGGTTAATCGGACCTGGTATCGATTCTTCTCATGCGTTTGAGCGTACTCATGAGTCGTCTATTGAGAATACAGGAAAGCTTTTGTATCATTACATTCAGTCTCAAATGGTGCAATCATAA
- a CDS encoding CBO0543 family protein, giving the protein MEKRILKGLLIMGLFLVPFTIKGKYTKDWIIIFLLKGFFSSIMDTFLTRQNKVSYPKRFLPEYFQINVLFDYLLFPITCVLFNQSTYNSNVLGIMIKALLFSVPMTVIEVVFEKNTKLIKFRNQWSWIHTLISEMLTFMGTRLFIGLVRKYSK; this is encoded by the coding sequence ATGGAGAAGAGAATATTAAAGGGTTTATTAATAATGGGATTATTTCTTGTACCTTTTACTATCAAAGGTAAATATACAAAAGATTGGATTATTATTTTCTTATTAAAAGGATTTTTTTCGAGTATTATGGATACCTTCTTAACTAGACAGAATAAAGTGTCTTATCCTAAGCGATTTTTGCCTGAATATTTTCAGATTAATGTTTTATTTGACTATTTACTCTTTCCGATCACTTGTGTACTTTTTAATCAATCTACCTATAATTCGAACGTGTTAGGAATCATGATAAAAGCTCTATTATTTAGCGTCCCTATGACGGTTATTGAAGTGGTCTTTGAAAAAAATACGAAATTAATTAAATTTAGGAATCAATGGTCTTGGATTCATACGCTCATCTCTGAAATGTTAACGTTTATGGGCACTCGACTATTTATAGGTTTAGTTAGAAAATATAGCAAATAA
- a CDS encoding glutamine--tRNA ligase/YqeY domain fusion protein: METSNFIKTIIKEDIESGKHKEIITRFPPEPNGYLHIGHAKSIVINFGLADEFNGRTNLRFDDTNPLKEDQEYVDSIKEDVKWLGFEWEELRFASDYFEEMYDRAVLLINKGLAYVDDLTADEIREYRGTLTEPGKESPYRTRSIEENLDLFARMRKGEFENGQKVLRAKIDMSSPNINLRDPVIYRVSHASHHNTGDKWCIYPMYAFAHPLEDAIEGVTHSLCTTEFEDQRPLYNWVVEQCEMDSQPQQIEFGRLGLTNTVMSKRKLKQLVDEGFVDGWDDPRMPTISGLRRKGYTPEAIREFVKETGISKGSGVVDSAMLEHFVREDLKLKAPRTMGVLRPLKVVITNYPEGQVEMLDAEINPENPDMGIRQIPFSREIYIEQDDFMENPPSKYFRLFPGNEVRLKHAYFIKCEEVIKDENGNVVEIHCTFDPETKSGTGFTGRKVKGTLHWVEASQAIPAEFRLYEPLILDNSAEDEEESESKTFLDNVNENSLQKINGFIEPNMSDIKAHDKFQFFRHGYFNVDPKDSKPSHIVFNQIVSLKSSFKL, encoded by the coding sequence TTGGAAACTTCAAATTTTATTAAGACAATTATTAAGGAGGATATAGAATCGGGAAAACATAAAGAGATTATTACCCGCTTCCCTCCTGAACCAAACGGATACTTACATATTGGTCATGCAAAATCGATTGTGATTAACTTTGGTTTAGCTGACGAGTTTAATGGACGTACAAATCTACGCTTTGATGATACTAACCCATTGAAAGAAGATCAAGAATACGTTGATTCTATTAAGGAAGATGTAAAATGGCTTGGCTTTGAGTGGGAAGAGCTTCGATTTGCTTCAGACTACTTCGAGGAAATGTATGACAGAGCCGTATTATTAATTAATAAAGGTCTTGCCTATGTGGATGATTTAACAGCTGATGAAATTCGTGAATATCGTGGAACACTTACGGAGCCTGGGAAAGAAAGCCCCTATAGAACTCGCTCAATTGAAGAAAATCTTGATTTATTTGCTCGTATGCGCAAGGGAGAATTCGAGAACGGTCAAAAGGTACTTCGTGCAAAAATTGACATGAGTTCACCTAATATTAACCTTCGTGATCCAGTTATTTATCGTGTTTCACATGCAAGTCATCATAATACAGGTGACAAATGGTGCATCTATCCTATGTACGCTTTTGCACACCCACTAGAAGATGCAATTGAAGGTGTTACCCACTCATTATGTACAACGGAATTTGAAGATCAACGCCCTCTTTATAATTGGGTTGTAGAGCAATGTGAAATGGATAGCCAGCCACAACAAATTGAGTTTGGTCGTTTAGGGCTTACCAATACGGTAATGAGTAAGAGAAAACTAAAACAGCTTGTTGACGAAGGCTTTGTAGATGGATGGGACGACCCTCGTATGCCAACGATTTCTGGATTACGAAGAAAGGGCTATACTCCAGAAGCCATTCGTGAGTTTGTAAAAGAAACAGGAATTTCAAAAGGGTCAGGTGTGGTCGATTCTGCTATGCTTGAGCATTTTGTTCGTGAAGATCTAAAGTTGAAAGCACCAAGAACGATGGGCGTGCTTCGACCGTTAAAAGTAGTAATTACGAATTATCCGGAGGGGCAAGTAGAGATGCTTGATGCAGAGATAAATCCGGAGAATCCTGACATGGGGATCAGACAAATTCCGTTCTCTAGAGAAATATATATTGAGCAAGATGACTTTATGGAGAATCCCCCAAGTAAATACTTCCGCCTCTTCCCTGGTAATGAAGTGAGACTTAAGCACGCTTACTTTATTAAATGTGAAGAAGTCATCAAGGATGAGAATGGTAATGTCGTTGAAATCCACTGTACGTTTGATCCGGAGACAAAGAGCGGAACGGGCTTTACGGGAAGAAAGGTTAAGGGTACTCTACATTGGGTGGAAGCATCACAAGCGATTCCAGCTGAGTTTCGTCTGTATGAGCCGCTTATCTTAGACAACAGCGCTGAGGATGAAGAGGAGTCAGAAAGCAAAACCTTTCTTGATAACGTAAATGAAAATTCATTGCAAAAAATTAACGGATTTATTGAACCAAATATGTCTGACATCAAGGCACATGATAAATTCCAATTTTTCCGTCATGGTTACTTTAATGTAGATCCAAAGGACTCAAAGCCATCACATATCGTATTTAATCAAATCGTTTCATTAAAGAGTTCGTTCAAATTATAA
- a CDS encoding C40 family peptidase, producing MKKQLFAAAVTAGLLFTSFNGTASAHEKTYKVSSGDTLYRIALNNNLSVSQIMEWNKLSTSSIYVGQTLTLLAPHTHETTTTTSSTYTVKAGDTLWGIATRNGMTVDQLKALNNLTTNTLYVGQVLKLSGTAPTTTSNSTTINALIAESKKYIGVPYVWGGSTPSGFDCSGYLNYVFAKVGVSIPRTVETIWGATKSVSAPRVGDLVFFTTYKAGPSHAGIYLGNNQFIHASSSQGVTISDMNNTYWKSRYLGARTTF from the coding sequence ATGAAAAAACAACTATTTGCAGCCGCAGTGACAGCAGGTTTACTTTTCACATCCTTCAATGGTACAGCGAGCGCACATGAAAAAACATATAAAGTTTCTTCTGGAGATACTCTCTATCGAATTGCTTTAAACAATAATCTATCAGTCTCACAAATTATGGAGTGGAACAAACTTTCTACTTCTAGCATATACGTTGGACAAACATTAACATTACTTGCACCACACACACACGAAACAACAACAACCACTTCTTCTACGTACACAGTAAAAGCTGGAGATACACTTTGGGGAATTGCGACAAGAAATGGTATGACTGTTGATCAATTAAAAGCGTTAAATAATTTAACAACAAACACATTGTATGTTGGACAAGTACTGAAATTGTCTGGGACTGCACCAACAACAACTTCAAACTCAACAACGATAAATGCTTTGATTGCAGAATCGAAAAAGTATATTGGTGTCCCATATGTTTGGGGCGGAAGTACACCTTCTGGTTTCGATTGTAGCGGTTATTTAAATTATGTATTTGCAAAAGTAGGAGTTTCTATTCCTCGAACAGTGGAGACGATTTGGGGAGCTACAAAGTCTGTATCAGCACCTAGAGTAGGGGACTTAGTTTTCTTTACAACGTATAAAGCAGGTCCATCGCATGCAGGTATTTATCTTGGAAACAATCAATTTATCCATGCAAGTTCTTCTCAAGGCGTGACGATTTCTGATATGAACAACACTTACTGGAAATCACGTTACCTAGGAGCACGTACTACTTTTTAA
- a CDS encoding PAS domain S-box protein, which yields MFRDIFHQSSLPQVIIEPDLTYLEINHAFCHFLGYTREEYDSLTIESVSHPDDYLMDYRQFQRLKNGIISEYELVKRYIHKNGSIKTGRLKVSKIRDRDTKRVFYLGQVYDLTEFTKIYEGLRQSEQKYRLLAENSSDIICLHDSHGHILYISPSIKGELGYEPEELIGCYSPKLVHPDDQDVVTLEEQTIAFRAKKKNGSYIWMETAIKKVLDDECNSISQFITVTRNIQNRKETDELLRKSEKLAVVGQMAAAVAHEIRNPLTPIKGFIQLLNSGGEVSTQYTAILLNEISRIESILSEFLSLAKPTERKKEAICVNELLEQVIQIFTPQAFLAKKEIIFQKNGQSNKKINGDSNSLKQVFYNVLQNALDAIEEKGRIMVNLEEGGEVLCIRIIDNGCGMPEERIKLIGEPFYSTKEKGTGLGLMTSYNIIENHDGTINFESKEGEGTTVTISFPYIEKEA from the coding sequence ATGTTTAGGGATATATTTCATCAGTCCAGTTTACCACAGGTCATCATTGAACCTGATTTAACATATCTAGAAATCAATCATGCCTTTTGCCATTTTCTTGGTTATACAAGAGAAGAGTATGATTCTCTTACTATTGAAAGTGTGTCTCATCCTGATGATTACCTAATGGATTATCGACAATTTCAGAGATTAAAGAATGGGATTATATCTGAATATGAGTTGGTGAAGCGTTACATACATAAAAATGGCTCCATTAAAACAGGTCGATTAAAAGTATCTAAAATACGTGACCGTGACACGAAGCGTGTATTTTATTTAGGACAGGTGTACGATCTGACTGAATTCACGAAGATTTATGAGGGATTACGGCAAAGTGAGCAAAAATACCGACTGCTCGCAGAAAACAGCTCTGATATTATTTGTCTACATGATTCTCATGGTCACATTCTTTATATTAGTCCCTCCATCAAAGGAGAGTTAGGTTACGAGCCAGAAGAACTGATTGGTTGTTACTCGCCGAAACTCGTTCATCCTGATGATCAGGACGTTGTTACGTTAGAAGAACAAACGATCGCCTTTCGTGCAAAAAAGAAAAACGGTTCGTATATTTGGATGGAAACGGCCATTAAAAAAGTGCTCGATGATGAATGCAATTCCATATCGCAATTTATTACAGTCACACGCAATATTCAAAATAGGAAGGAAACAGACGAACTCCTAAGAAAGTCGGAAAAATTAGCAGTTGTGGGGCAAATGGCTGCTGCCGTTGCCCACGAAATTCGCAACCCTTTAACTCCGATAAAAGGGTTTATTCAGTTACTGAACTCAGGAGGCGAGGTTTCTACTCAATACACAGCCATCTTACTTAATGAAATCAGTCGGATTGAATCCATCCTATCTGAGTTTCTTTCTCTTGCAAAGCCAACGGAAAGAAAGAAGGAAGCGATCTGTGTAAATGAACTGTTAGAACAGGTGATTCAAATTTTCACACCTCAGGCATTTTTAGCGAAAAAGGAAATTATTTTTCAAAAAAATGGTCAGTCAAATAAAAAGATTAATGGCGATAGCAACTCCCTAAAACAAGTGTTTTATAACGTGTTACAAAACGCCTTAGACGCCATAGAGGAAAAGGGACGAATCATGGTTAACCTTGAAGAAGGGGGCGAGGTTCTTTGTATACGTATAATTGACAATGGTTGTGGAATGCCAGAGGAACGGATCAAACTGATTGGAGAGCCCTTCTACTCTACAAAGGAAAAAGGAACAGGATTAGGTTTGATGACAAGCTACAATATCATAGAAAATCATGATGGGACGATTAACTTTGAAAGTAAAGAAGGAGAGGGTACGACGGTTACGATTTCGTTTCCATATATTGAAAAAGAAGCATAA